One Suricata suricatta isolate VVHF042 chromosome X, meerkat_22Aug2017_6uvM2_HiC, whole genome shotgun sequence genomic region harbors:
- the LOC115283647 gene encoding G-protein coupled receptor-associated sorting protein 2: protein MTGAEIEPAAQVKPEKKAGEEVGGGAERENEVPMVVRPKVRTKAQVMPGARPKTESKSMSGARPKTECQAMAGARPKTESQSVVGARPKAEARAVGGARPKTEAKAISGPRPKDEAQAWAQTEFGAEAMSQTENLAQTSAVPWPLIGTESGSVAKPIALSVDRELVNVDTETFPSSQVQTGIQPWFESGEEANMGSWCYPRARAREEASNESGFWSADETSTMSSFWAGEEDSIRSWPREEANTRSRHRAKHQPNPRSRPRSKQDPYTDSWSGSEAEPGNPFSLWAGENANNLFRPRVRDETNMKSKLRTKREDFFESESEDEYCKESWFLPGQESNSRFQTRDKEEPNSVLKPRGQKDINNSGRVKQEPRFEEEVIIGSWFWAEKEASMEAGASAICESTPGSEEGAIGGSLFWTEEKSNLRSMAREEARPESEEEAIFGSWFWDKDEACFDLNPSPVYKASSRFRNSSVEEIKESSRPQTWEEVNFEFKPGPCQRIGFPSPSSFRIPEEAASVFSDMFEEKPRNSGFTPEGEEQESLLQSDQPEPEFPFHYDTSYRSVREIREHLKARESAEPDSWSCSCIQCELKIGTGEFEELLLLMDKIRDPFIHEISKIAMGMRSASQFTRNFIRDSGVVSLIETLLNYPSSRVRTSFLENMIHMAPSYPDLNMIETFVCQVCEETLAHSVGSPEQLLGLRMLRHLTTTTDYHTLVANYMSGFLSLLTTGNTRTKFHVLKMLLNLSENPVVAKKLFSATALSIFVGLFNIEETNDNLQIVIKMFKNISNIIKNGTMSLIDDDFNLGPLTYAFHEFEKLAKELQVQIDNENDPEVGQQS, encoded by the coding sequence ATGACTGGGGCTGAGATTGAACCTGCTGCCCAGGTGAAGCCTGAAAAGAAGGCTGGAgaagaggttgggggtggggctgaacGAGAGAATGAAGTGCCAATGGTGGTCAGACCCAAGGTTAGGACCAAGGCACAGGTAATGCCTGGGGCAAGGCCTAAAACTGAATCAAAGTCCATGTCTGGGGCAAGGCCCAAAACTGAGTGCCAGGCAATGGCTGGGGCAAGGCCCAAAACTGAGTCCCAGTCAGTGGTTGGGGCAAGGCCCAAAGCTGAAGCCAGGGCAGTAGGGGGAGCACGTCCTAAGACTGAGGCCAAGGCAATCTCTGGGCCAAGGCCCAAAGATGAAGCCCAAGCTTGGGCCCAGACTGAGTTTGGGGCTGAGGCAATGTCGCAAACAGAGAACTTGGCCCAGACCAGTGCTGTACCCTGGCCACTCATCGGTACTGAGTCTGGCTCAGTTGCTAAACCTATAGCCCTATCTGTGGATAGGGAACTGGTCAATGTGGACACTGAGACGTTTCCTAGCTCCCAGGTTCAGACAGGAATCCAACCCTGGTTTGAGTCAGGAGAGGAAGCTAATATGGGGTCTTGGTGCTATCCCAGGGCCCGGGCCAGAGAGGAGGCCTCTAACGAGTCTGGATTTTGGTCAGCAGATGAGACCTCTACAATGTCCTCTTTCTGGGCTGGAGAAGAGGACAGTATCAGATCGTGGCCCAGGGAAGAGGCCAATACCAGATCCAGGCATAGGGCTAAACATCAGCCTAACCCCAGGTCCAGACCCAGATCCAAGCAAGATCCCTATACTGATTCTTGGTCTGGGTCTGAGGCGGAGCCTGGCAACCCATTTTCCTTGTGGGCTGGAGAAAATGCCAATAACTTGTTCAGGCCCAGAGTCAGGGATGAGACAAATATGAAGTCCAAGCttaggacaaagagagaggactTTTTTGAGTCTGAGTCTGAAGATGAGTACTGTAAGGAGTCCTGGTTTTTGCCTGGACAAGAGTCCAATAGTAGATTCCAGaccagagacaaagaagagcCTAATAGTGTTTTGAAGCCCAGGGGCCAGAAAGACATTAATAACAGTGGTAGGGTCAAACAAGAGCCCAGGTTTGAAGAGGAAGTCATTATTGGGTCCTGGTTCTGGGCAGAAAAGGAAGCCAGTATGGAGGCTGGGGCTTCGGCCATCTGTGAATCCACACCAGGTTCTGAGGAGGGGGCCATTGGTGGATCCTTGTTCTGGACTGAGGAAAAGTCCAATTTGCGGTCCATGGCCAGAGAAGAGGCCAGGCCAGAGTCTGAAGAAGAGGCCATATTTGGGTCCTGGTTCTGGGATAAGGATGAGGCCTGCTTTGATCTAAATCCCAGTCCTGTGTACAAGGCTAGTTCCAGGTTCAGAAATTCATCTGTGGAGGAAATTAAAGAATCATCCAGGCCCCAAACCTGGGAAGAGGTCAATTTTGAATTCAAACCTGGTCCTTGTCAAAGGATTGGTTTTCCATCCCCAAGCTCCTTTAGAATTCCTGAAGAAGCAGCATCTGTATTCTCTGACATGTTTGAGGAAAAGCCCAGGAATTCGGGATTTACCCCAGAAGGGGAAGAGCAGGAATCTTTGCTTCAGTCTGATCAGCCTGAACCTGAGTTCCCATTTCATTATGATACATCCTACAGGTCAGTCAGGGAAATTCGGGAGCATCTGAAGGCCAGGGAGAGCGCAGAACCTGACAGTTGGTCCTGCAGCTGCATACAATGTGAGCTTAAAATTGGTACTGGAGAATTTGAAGAGCTCCTTTTATTAATGGACAAAATCCGAGATCCTTTTATTCATGAAATATCTAAAATTGCAATGGGTATGAGAAGTGCTTCTCAATTTACCCGAAATTTCATCCGGGATTCAGGTGTTGTCTCGCTTATTGAAACCTTGCTCAATTATCCCTCCTCCCGAGTTAGGACAAGTTTTTTGGAAAATATGATTCACATGGCTCCATCTTACCCAGATTTAAACATGATTGAGACATTTGTATGTCAAGTGTGTGAAGAAACCCTTGCTCATAGTGTGGGTTCCCCTGAGCAGCTGCTTGGATTAAGGATGCTTAGACACCTCACTACAACTACTGACTATCACACACTGGTTGCCAATTATATGTCTGGGTTTCTGTCTTTATTAACCACAGGCAATACAAGAACAAAGTTTCACGTTCTGAAAATGCTGTTGAATTTGTCCGAAAATCCTGTCGTGGCAAAAAAACTATTCAGTGCCACAGCTCTGTCAATATTTGTGGGTCTCTTTAACATAGAAGAGACAAATGATAATCTTCAAATTGTTATTAAGATGTTTAAGAATATCAGTAATATTATCAAAAATGGAACTATGTCTTTAATTGATGATGATTTCAATCTTGGGCCACTTACTTATGCATTTCATGAATTTGAGAAGTTAGCTAAGGAACTGCAAGTCCAAATAGACAATGAAAATGATCCTGAGGTGGGACAACAAAGCTAA